GGCAGCACGCGCTGGCCGGCGAGCAGGAGTTCCTCGGCAAAGGCGCCAAGTGCCAGCCGCAGCGGCAGGCCCGGGATCGGGATCAGCGCCGGCCGCCGCAGAGCGCGGCCCAGCGCTGCAGTGAATTGGCGGTTGGTCACGGGCTGTGGTGCGGTGCCATTCATCGGGCCGCATAGAGCCGGCGTCGCCAGGGCATGGACGATCATGCGGACAAGGTCGTCGCGGTGGATCCAACTCATCCAATGCCGGCCGTCGCCGAAGCGGCCGCCCAGGCCGAATTCGAACGGTGCCAGCATTCGCGCGAGCATGCCGCCACTGCCGTCGAGAACGAGGCCCGTGCGCAGCAGTACCGTGCGGACGCCCTCTGCTTCGGCGCGCCGGGCGGCGCGCTCCCAGGTCAGGCAGACCCGGCGCGAGAAGCAAGGCGTGCCTGCATCGCCCTCCCGCAATTCCTCGTCGTCGCGCAGGCCATAAGCGCCGATCGCGGAGCCGCTGACGAATACGCCGGGTTTGCGCTCGAGCCTGTGCATCAGGCGCAACAGGGCATAGGTCGCGGCGAGGCGCGAACGGACGATGCGGATGCGCTTGGCACGGGTCCAGGGTGTGTCCGAGATCGGTTCGCCGGCCAGGTTGACCACCGCGTCGAACGGTTCATCGGCGGCGATGGCGTCGAGCGTTGCGATCACCCGCACGCGTCCGGTGATCGCCAATGGCGCGGCCTTTGCGGGATCGCGCGTGAGCACTGTCACCTCGTGCCCCGCGGCGGCCAGCGCTTCGACCAGCCGGCTGCCGATGAAGCCCGTGCCGCCGGTGACCAGTATCCGCCAGCGTCCCATCAGGGCCTCGGCCAGCGCCGCCGCGGGCGCCGGGACCAATCGCGGGCAGCGCCGTGCCGCGGCAAGATCGCGTAGGCCCGAGATCACCACACCCACGGAGGCAATCAGGCAAAACCAGCTCATCAGGCCGTGCCAGGCGCCGGGCAGGGCTGTTGGCAGTCTGGCCCAGTTCCACAAGACGGGGATCAGCAGGGTTAGGATGACGCCATAATTCAGCGTCAGCAGCGTATGAGTGACGCGCTCGGTGGCGGGCAGGTGGCGCGACCGGTCCTCTTCGACGAAGTCCCACAGCGTGATCAGCATCTCCCCCGCCATCAGCACCATCAGCGCCGCGGCCCAGGCGCCGTGCGGCTCGGCCCAGCCCAGCGCCAGGAACATCGCCGCATAGACAAGGTTGCGAAGGCCGTGCAGTCGCAGTTCCGTGGCTTGCTCTGGCCGCCAGGCCAGGCGCTGGGTACCTTCGTGGTGATAGATCGTGTCGAAGGCGCCCATCATCATCTGCGCGAAGACGAAAGCCCATAGTGTCGCAGTCATGGCAGAAGCTCCCTTATGGCCTCGGGGCCGAGCCTGGCCGGCACCTCGGGCTGGTCGCGGAAATGGCCGACCTGGCGGACGAGTTCGCCGAGCAGCCGGTGGCGCAGCGCAAGCGTGAAGGCAAAGCTGCCTCCGCCCAGGTCCTCGTGATCGATCGTCAGCGCGCCGGGGGCGAGCCAGGGCGGCAGGCGCAGGCGCCAGATGCCCAGCCGGAGAAAATAGTGATCGCTGACGAAGCGGATGCCGTACGCGCTTGCCTCGACCCGCAGCGCGATGCCGAAACCCATGCCGAGATACTCCTCCAGCCCGGTGGGGCCTGCGAAGCGCTTGGCGCTGTGGATCACTTGCGGGAAGCCGCTGGGGCGGGCGTACATTCGTGTCCAGACCTGGCCACCTGCAGCACCGTCTTCGGTGACGGTGACGACCGCGGCGACGCCTGCATCGCGGCCGAGCGGCAACGGCGCGCCGATCAGCCGGCAGGCCTGTGCGAGCGCCCAGCCCGCGACGTGCATCCGGCAGGTCTCCACCTGTCCGGCGTAGGTGACCGAACGGCCCGGTAACAGCCGTTTGGCGAAACGCGCCCGCACCGCCGCAGGCAATCCCGCCCATGCTTCTGCGCCGAGCAGTGCACGGAAACGCATGTCGGGAAGCGTCTCGTCGACGGGTGCGGTGCTTGCCGCCGCCTCGTACCGCATCGCTGCCTGTGCCATTACCAATCTCCAATATATTCCGATATTTCTGTATGGAGAGAAATCGGTGAGCAAATGAAAGCTCAGTTTGCCTCCGCCTTAGCGCCCTTCCGGTTCACGAATTTGAGCAGGCCGACCACTTTCGCGCCCATGCGGATCAGCGTCATGATCTGGGCCGGTGGGACGTTGAGCATCTGCTGATACCAGCCTTCGACCGTGTTGACGAAGTCGTGCATCGAATGGAGGCGCTGGCGCACGGCCGGGCTGATCCGGGGATCGTCGGCCTGTTTCATCGCTTCGCGGATCGCGGCGACCATCGGATCGATCTCGCGCTCCTTGCGTCCCTGGGCGACCTTGGTCGCCATCTGCCAGAGGTCGGTTTCCGCCTCATAATGATCGCGCCGATCCCCTAGGACAGGTACGCGCCGGATCAGTTTCCAGGTCTGCAGTTCGCGCAGGCTGTTCGACACGTTCGACCGGGCGATGGCCAGCTTGTCGGCGATGTCCTCTGCGGTTAGCGGGCGTTCGGACAGGATAAGTAGCGCTTGGATCTGCGCCACCGAGCGATTGACTCCCCACTGTCCGCCAAGATCGCCCCAACGCAGGATGAACTGCTCGACGGCGGCGGGAAGCTTGTCCGACTCGTTTGATATTTCTGTCATGACAGAAATATCTGATCTTATAGGACGTATGTCAATCAGCTTTCGCCGACATTCCTGCCATTCGCCTGCCCCTGCACGCACCCTAATAGCAGCCTTCAGTTCAGCTTGAACTAAAGCGCGCCAGCGGGCCAGCGCGGCGGCTGGGGCCGGACTTGTCTTACGAAGCGTGAACTACGATCGGCTTCCAATTCATATCTGCCTTGAACGTAAATGACCGCGTAAAAACTTCTCCATCCGGGATGGCCGTGGTAGCCGCGCATGTCAGCGTATATGCCGTCGAGGATGCGCCCAATTACGGCCAACGGCTGCGCAATTGGGTGCAAAGGCAGCCCAATTGGGTCCTCCCTCAACAAAGCGGCAGCTCTGTCGAGGTTGGCCGCGTTGAATGCGTTCTCCTGGATGAATTCTCGCCGCGGTTCGACGATATCGCTCATCAGGCTGGTAACAAAATTGTCGGCGAGATCCGGTCAAACTCTATCAGGGCTGTGTGGAGATTTTGCTTTAGAAGAACCACAGCAAACATGCCGACAGAAGCCAGGTGCGGTCCTCGGAATCGAATATGGCCCGGAGTTAACTGGGGAACTGCCTTTTCCGGCCCTGAGATTAGTGGTTGTCGCGGTTTGGCCCATATGTGGTAAAATCCGAAAAGCCGCGCGGCCCTTGGCGAGGGCTCCTATGCGCTTGGTTCCGACTTAAGTGGGCGCTACAATATTCCAGTGGTTTAATTGGTATTTGAGGAGCGCGGAGCTGAAATGCGCCGGCTCCGGCAGGCACCTGGCCCCCGAATCGCCCAGGTTTCCTGGGCCTATTGTCAAGATTACCGTGCCCAGAGCCCCCGTCAGCGGCAATTTTCCATGGATTCACGCGCCATTCGGGCGATTCTGGGGAAGGCTTCGGCTCTGTTTGCGGCGTTAGCGCTGGCGGCGGTGCCGCGCAGGACGCGGCCCTTGATGCCGTGGAAGATGGCGGCGAAGCGGAACAGGTTGAAGGCGATGGCGAATTCGTACTCGGGAATGCCGGCGCGGCCGGTGCGCGCGCAGTAGGCGGCGACGTAATCGGCTTCGCTGGGGATGCCCAGGGCGGCGAGGTCGGCGCCTTTCAGGCCCGCGACGATATCGGGCGGCATGCGGTACATCATCGCGTGGTTGGCGAAGTCGGCGATCGGGTGGCCGAGCGTCGAGAGCTCCCAGTCGAGCACGGCGAGCACGCGCGGCTCGCTCGGATGGAAGATCATGTTGTCGCAGCGGAAGTCGCCGTGGACGACGGTGCTTTCCTCGGCGGGCGGGGTGACCGTCGGCAGCCACTCGACGAGCGCGTCCATGTCGTCGTTGCGCCCCGCGAGCTCGTCGGCGAGGTACTGGCGGCTCCAGCGCGAGATCTGGCGGGCGAAGTAGTTGCCCGGCTTGCCGTAGTCGCCGAGGCCGATCGCTTGCGGGTCGTAGCTATGGAGCTGGGCCAGCGTCGCGTTCATCGCATCGAGGTAGCGCGGGCGCTCCTTGCGGGCGACATCGGGAAAGGTCGCATCCCAGAAGATCCGGCCCTCGACCATTTCCATGACGTAGAACCAGGTGCCGATGACGCTGTCGTCGGTGCACAGGCCGTAGACATGCGCGACCGGAAAACCCGCCGCGCCGAGCTTGGAGAGCACCGTCGCCTCGCGGTCGACCGCGTGCGCGCCGGGCAAGAGCTCGCCGGGCGGCTTGCGGCGCAGGACATATTTGCGCGCGGGCGTGATCAGCTGGTAGGTCGGGTTCGATTGGCCGCCCTTGAACTGGCGCACTTCGAGCGGGCCGGCGAAGCCTTCGACATGCGCCGCCATCCACGCCGCCAGCGCCGCCTCGTCGAAGCCGTAGCCCTCGCGGACCGGATCGGTGCCGCTGTTAGCCGCTGCGAAGTCCTCGCTCATTGGGCCGCACTGTCCACTTGGGCCTGTTTCCAGTCGCGCTTGATCTTCTTGGCGAGGGACCATTTGTGGACTTCGGTCGGGCCGTCGTAGATGCGGAAGGCGCGGATCTCGCGGTAGACCTGCTCGACGATCGTCTTGTCGGTGACGCCGAGCCCGCCCATGACCTGGACGCAGCGGTCGGCGATGCGCTGCAGCGCCTCCGACACCGCGACCTTGGCCATCGAGCTTTCGGCCGTGCCCAAGGAGCCCGTATCGAGCACCGAGGCGCACCAGTCGATCATCAGCTCGCATTGCTTGAGCTCGATCAGGTTCTCGGCGAGCATGAAGCCGACGCCCTCGTGGTCGATCAGCGCCTTGCCGAAAGCCTCGCGGCGACAGGCATAGTCGGTGGCGATCTCCTGCGCGCGGATGCAGGCGCCGAGCCAGCGCATGCAGTGCGACAGGCGGGCGGGCGAGAGCCGCACCTGCGCGTATTGGAAGCCTTCGCCGGCCTCGCCCAGCATCTGGTCGGCGGGGACGCGCAAGGCCTCGATCGTCAGGGTGGCGTGGCCACCGGGCATCGAATTGTCGATCGTGTTGGGGATGGACTCGATGCGGATGGCGGGGTCGGGCAGGTCGACGAGGAACATGCAGGCGCCTTCCTCAGCCTTGGCCATGACGATGCCGACCCTGGCGCCAAGGCAGCCGGTGATGAAGGTCTTGCGCCCGTCGATCACCCAGTGGTTGCCGTCTCGCCGGCAGGTGGTCTTCATCATCGAGGGGTCCGAGCCCGCGCCGCCCCAGTCGTAGGGCTCGGTCATGAAGAAGGCCGACCGCGCGCGGCCCTCGACCAGCGGCGCGAGGAAGCGCTCCTGCAGCGCCGGCGAGCCGACCTTGCCGAGCAGGTACATGTTGCCCTCGTCGGGAGCATTGGTGTTGCAGGCGAGCGGGCCCAAGGGCGAGAGCCCCGAGCGGATCAGCACGGTCGCGGTCTCGCGCTGCGTCAGATGCCCGCCGCCTTCGAGGATGTGCGGAGACAGCACGCCGGCCGCGCGCGCCTTCTCCTTCAGCTCGAAGACCAGCTCGTCGGTCGGTGCGCCGTGATGATCGCGCCGCGGGTCCGCCTCGTAGGGAAATACCACCTCGCGGACGAAAGCTTCGACACGGGCGGCAATGGCAAGGGCGCGGGGCGTGGTCATCAACCGACCACGCGCAGGGGATCGCTGCCGTCCCAATCCTTCGCTGCGTCCTTCATCATCTGGAACAGCCCCTCGGAGCCTTCCATCGGCTGCAGCAGCTCGATGACATGGCCGGGGCCGCCGCCGGCATCGACGTAGATCACTTCGCCAGTGTCGCCGACCTTGCCCTCGACCAGGATCTCGGCGCCCACCGCAGCGCAGGCGGCGCGCGCCTCGGCGATCGATTTCACGAAGATGCAGATGTGGTGCATCTGGTCCTTCACCGCATATTCGCCGCTGTAGATCGACGGCGCGTCGTTCTCGGCGCGGATCAGCTCGATCTGGATGTCGCCCCAATAGCCGATGGCGATCGAAAATACCGCGTCCGACGGCTGTCCGCGGTACTTCATCTCGCCGAGCTGGACATTCTCCAGCAGGAAGAACGGGCCGACGCCGACGGTCTCGGTCCAGTACTTGAGCGTCGCGTCGAAATCCGACGGCAGATAGGCGATCTGGATGATGTCGCCGAGTGCCTTGATCGGGCCAGGTGCTTGCATTGCGGTACTCCTGTCAGGCGAAGAGCAGTTCGGGATCCTCGATCAGGCCCTTGAGCGTCGCCAGGAACTGAGCGCCGGCGGCGCCGTCGATCGCGCGGTGGTCGACCGACAGGGTCAGCGCGATGCGGCTCTCGAAAGCCACGCCGCGGCCGGGCGTCTCGACCGGCTGGCGCGTCACCGCGCCGACGGCAAGGATCGCGGCCTGCGGCGGATTGATGATCGCATCGAACTGCTCGACGCCCATCATGCCGAGGTTGGAGATCGAGAAGGTACCGCCGTCCATGTCTTCCATGGAAAGCCGGCCGGCCATGGCCTTGTCTATCAACCGCCGGGTCTCGCCCGCGAGCTGGTCGATCCGCAGGCGGTCGGCCTGGCGAATGATCGGCGTGACGAGGCCCTTGGGACTGGCGACGGCGATGGCGATGTCGGCATGGGGGAAGCGGTGGATCGCCTCGCCATGGACCTGGACGTTGACCCCGGGATGGCGGACGAGCGCCAGGGCCGAGGCCTTGACCAGGTAATCGTTGATCGAAGCCTTGCACCCCAGCACGAGATTGGCGGTCTTGCGCAGCGCCATCAGCGCATCGGCCGCGGCCGAGACGCGCAGGTAGAAGTGCGGGATGTCGCGCTTGGCCTCGGTCAGCCGCCGCGCGACGACTTTGCGCACGCCATCGAAGGGGACGACCTGCGGGCGGTTGTCGACCGCTACAAAGGGCGCAGACGCGCCGCCTGCAGTAGGGGCTGGGACGAGCGCCTGCACGTCGACCTTCGAAATGCGGCCGCGCGCGCCGGTGCCTTTGATGCCGGCGAGATCGATACCGTGGAGCGCGGCGATCCGGCGGGCGAGAGGCGAGGCGAAGGCCCTGGTTTCGTCATGCAGCGTGGCGGTCCCACGCAGCACGGGCCGTGCAATGGGGCGCAGCGCCTGCTGCACGTCCTGATAGGTGATCCGGCCGCCGCGGCCCGAACCCTCGATCGCCGAGATGTCTGCACCCTCGCGCTCCGCGAGTTCGAGCGCCTGAGGGCTGATCGGGCGATTGGTGACGATCCGGGCGGGTTCGGCCCGCGCCGGTGCGGGGGCCGGGGCCGGTTCGGTCTTGGCGCCGGCCTTCGCCGCAACCGCCGTGTCCGCCGGACGAAAGCCCGCGACGAAAGCCTCGATCTCGTCCTCGCTCGCCGCGGCGTCGGCGAAGACCGCGAGCAGCGCGCCGACCGGCTGCGCCTCGCCGCCGGCCTCGACGAGCACGCGGCGCACGACCGCGTCGTATTCGGCCTCGACTTCGTTGGTGATCTTGGCGGTCTCGATCAGGCAGAGCGTCTGGCCGCGCTTGAAGGTTTCACCTTCGCGCACCTGCCATTCGGCGAGGACGCCTTCGGTCATCTCGATGCCCCACTTGGGCATGCAGAAGGGGCGGATGTCGGCCATGACCGGCTCCTCAGCGCCAGGCCATGAGCTTGCGCACCGCCGCCTCGATCTTGTCGACCGAGGGCAGGTAGGCGCTTTCGAGCTCGCGGGCGAAAGGCACGGGCGTGTGCGGCGGCGTCACCGCCTGGGGCGGCGCCTTGAGGCTGGCGAAGGCCTTGTTGGCGACCAGCGAGCAGATGTCGGCCGCCAGCCCGCAGCGCGGTGGCGCCTCGTCGACCACGACCAGCCGCCCGGTGACTTCGACCGAGTCGAGTATCGCTTCCTCGTCGAGCG
The window above is part of the Novosphingobium sp. G106 genome. Proteins encoded here:
- a CDS encoding phosphotransferase, with amino-acid sequence MSEDFAAANSGTDPVREGYGFDEAALAAWMAAHVEGFAGPLEVRQFKGGQSNPTYQLITPARKYVLRRKPPGELLPGAHAVDREATVLSKLGAAGFPVAHVYGLCTDDSVIGTWFYVMEMVEGRIFWDATFPDVARKERPRYLDAMNATLAQLHSYDPQAIGLGDYGKPGNYFARQISRWSRQYLADELAGRNDDMDALVEWLPTVTPPAEESTVVHGDFRCDNMIFHPSEPRVLAVLDWELSTLGHPIADFANHAMMYRMPPDIVAGLKGADLAALGIPSEADYVAAYCARTGRAGIPEYEFAIAFNLFRFAAIFHGIKGRVLRGTAASANAANRAEAFPRIARMARESMENCR
- a CDS encoding VOC family protein, which produces MQAPGPIKALGDIIQIAYLPSDFDATLKYWTETVGVGPFFLLENVQLGEMKYRGQPSDAVFSIAIGYWGDIQIELIRAENDAPSIYSGEYAVKDQMHHICIFVKSIAEARAACAAVGAEILVEGKVGDTGEVIYVDAGGGPGHVIELLQPMEGSEGLFQMMKDAAKDWDGSDPLRVVG
- a CDS encoding DUF4166 domain-containing protein, with the protein product MAQAAMRYEAAASTAPVDETLPDMRFRALLGAEAWAGLPAAVRARFAKRLLPGRSVTYAGQVETCRMHVAGWALAQACRLIGAPLPLGRDAGVAAVVTVTEDGAAGGQVWTRMYARPSGFPQVIHSAKRFAGPTGLEEYLGMGFGIALRVEASAYGIRFVSDHYFLRLGIWRLRLPPWLAPGALTIDHEDLGGGSFAFTLALRHRLLGELVRQVGHFRDQPEVPARLGPEAIRELLP
- a CDS encoding acyl-CoA dehydrogenase family protein translates to MTTPRALAIAARVEAFVREVVFPYEADPRRDHHGAPTDELVFELKEKARAAGVLSPHILEGGGHLTQRETATVLIRSGLSPLGPLACNTNAPDEGNMYLLGKVGSPALQERFLAPLVEGRARSAFFMTEPYDWGGAGSDPSMMKTTCRRDGNHWVIDGRKTFITGCLGARVGIVMAKAEEGACMFLVDLPDPAIRIESIPNTIDNSMPGGHATLTIEALRVPADQMLGEAGEGFQYAQVRLSPARLSHCMRWLGACIRAQEIATDYACRREAFGKALIDHEGVGFMLAENLIELKQCELMIDWCASVLDTGSLGTAESSMAKVAVSEALQRIADRCVQVMGGLGVTDKTIVEQVYREIRAFRIYDGPTEVHKWSLAKKIKRDWKQAQVDSAAQ
- a CDS encoding TIGR01777 family oxidoreductase, with product MTATLWAFVFAQMMMGAFDTIYHHEGTQRLAWRPEQATELRLHGLRNLVYAAMFLALGWAEPHGAWAAALMVLMAGEMLITLWDFVEEDRSRHLPATERVTHTLLTLNYGVILTLLIPVLWNWARLPTALPGAWHGLMSWFCLIASVGVVISGLRDLAAARRCPRLVPAPAAALAEALMGRWRILVTGGTGFIGSRLVEALAAAGHEVTVLTRDPAKAAPLAITGRVRVIATLDAIAADEPFDAVVNLAGEPISDTPWTRAKRIRIVRSRLAATYALLRLMHRLERKPGVFVSGSAIGAYGLRDDEELREGDAGTPCFSRRVCLTWERAARRAEAEGVRTVLLRTGLVLDGSGGMLARMLAPFEFGLGGRFGDGRHWMSWIHRDDLVRMIVHALATPALCGPMNGTAPQPVTNRQFTAALGRALRRPALIPIPGLPLRLALGAFAEELLLAGQRVLPGAALASGFRFLYPDIDTALAAITGRLPARAPRAIRRPTLQTRTHA
- a CDS encoding 2-oxo acid dehydrogenase subunit E2, whose translation is MADIRPFCMPKWGIEMTEGVLAEWQVREGETFKRGQTLCLIETAKITNEVEAEYDAVVRRVLVEAGGEAQPVGALLAVFADAAASEDEIEAFVAGFRPADTAVAAKAGAKTEPAPAPAPARAEPARIVTNRPISPQALELAEREGADISAIEGSGRGGRITYQDVQQALRPIARPVLRGTATLHDETRAFASPLARRIAALHGIDLAGIKGTGARGRISKVDVQALVPAPTAGGASAPFVAVDNRPQVVPFDGVRKVVARRLTEAKRDIPHFYLRVSAAADALMALRKTANLVLGCKASINDYLVKASALALVRHPGVNVQVHGEAIHRFPHADIAIAVASPKGLVTPIIRQADRLRIDQLAGETRRLIDKAMAGRLSMEDMDGGTFSISNLGMMGVEQFDAIINPPQAAILAVGAVTRQPVETPGRGVAFESRIALTLSVDHRAIDGAAGAQFLATLKGLIEDPELLFA
- a CDS encoding GbsR/MarR family transcriptional regulator; translation: MTEISNESDKLPAAVEQFILRWGDLGGQWGVNRSVAQIQALLILSERPLTAEDIADKLAIARSNVSNSLRELQTWKLIRRVPVLGDRRDHYEAETDLWQMATKVAQGRKEREIDPMVAAIREAMKQADDPRISPAVRQRLHSMHDFVNTVEGWYQQMLNVPPAQIMTLIRMGAKVVGLLKFVNRKGAKAEAN